In Afipia sp. GAS231, a single window of DNA contains:
- a CDS encoding DUF1192 domain-containing protein: MASEDDDKPRKKITHEIGQDLSLLSVEELTERIALMNAEIERLQQAATKKRASKDAANSFFKS; the protein is encoded by the coding sequence ATGGCGAGCGAGGACGACGACAAGCCGCGAAAGAAAATCACCCACGAGATCGGCCAGGATCTATCGCTGTTGTCGGTCGAGGAATTGACCGAGCGCATAGCGCTGATGAATGCGGAAATCGAACGGCTGCAACAGGCCGCCACCAAAAAGCGCGCGTCAAAGGACGCCGCGAACAGTTTCTTCAAGTCGTAA
- a CDS encoding NAD(P)H-quinone oxidoreductase, producing the protein MEKLPAQMTVVGISKPGGPEVLLPETRSVPVPGPGEILVKVMSAGVNRPDVAQRSGAYPPPPGASDLPGLEIAGEVVALGAGATKHKLGDKVMSLVAGGGYAQYCIAQDAQAMTVPPSLPILEAGAVPETLMTVWHNVFERGALKPGETLLIHGGSSGIGTMAIQLAKAFGSKVIVTVGSQEKADACLKLGADRAINYKTEDFVEVVKAETNKAGANLILDMVAGDYVDRNYDAAAVDGRIVQIATLNGPKVTVNIAKVMVKRLTHTGSTLRPRTNADKAAMVAAIEAKVMPLLREGRVKPLMDSTFPLEKAADAHRRMETSEHIGKIVLAV; encoded by the coding sequence ATGGAAAAGCTGCCCGCGCAAATGACCGTCGTCGGCATCAGCAAGCCGGGTGGCCCGGAAGTGCTGTTGCCGGAGACCCGCAGCGTTCCCGTTCCCGGTCCGGGCGAAATCCTGGTCAAGGTGATGTCCGCGGGCGTCAACCGCCCCGACGTCGCGCAGCGCTCCGGCGCCTATCCGCCGCCGCCCGGCGCCAGCGACCTGCCGGGCCTCGAAATCGCCGGTGAAGTGGTCGCGCTCGGCGCAGGAGCCACGAAACACAAGCTCGGCGACAAGGTGATGTCGCTGGTCGCCGGCGGCGGCTACGCCCAATATTGCATTGCGCAAGACGCCCAGGCCATGACGGTGCCGCCGTCGTTGCCGATCCTCGAAGCCGGCGCGGTGCCGGAAACCCTGATGACGGTCTGGCACAACGTGTTCGAGCGCGGCGCCCTGAAGCCCGGCGAAACGCTGTTGATCCATGGCGGCTCGTCCGGCATCGGCACCATGGCGATCCAGCTTGCCAAGGCGTTCGGCTCGAAGGTGATCGTGACCGTCGGATCGCAGGAGAAGGCCGACGCCTGCCTGAAGCTCGGCGCCGACCGCGCCATCAACTACAAGACCGAGGATTTCGTCGAAGTGGTCAAGGCGGAGACCAACAAGGCCGGCGCCAACCTCATTCTCGATATGGTCGCCGGCGACTATGTCGACCGGAATTACGACGCCGCCGCGGTCGACGGCCGTATCGTCCAGATCGCAACCCTCAACGGCCCCAAGGTCACCGTCAACATCGCCAAGGTAATGGTGAAGCGGCTGACCCATACCGGTTCCACGCTTCGTCCCCGTACTAATGCGGACAAGGCAGCCATGGTCGCGGCGATCGAGGCCAAGGTGATGCCGCTGCTGCGCGAGGGCCGGGTAAAGCCCCTGATGGACAGCACATTCCCGCTGGAAAAGGCCGCCGACGCGCACCGGCGGATGGAGACCTCCGAACATATTGGCAAAATTGTGTTGGCGGTTTAA
- a CDS encoding EAL domain-containing protein yields the protein MRLIRCLALVALGLMIVSAATPARAIDAVSVRGDAPAIDLTAVLDHQRSDTDRIQVSTAPGTDGIVRRIEVRAREGGQNWVVFALANNTDDQLDRLIVAPHYRIVSSGLLWPDLGLSRIATITPSTGDRPERQESATADIFRITLDPGAVVTFVAELRTDKLPQLYLWEPDAYKDKVNSFTLYQGIVIGISGLLALVLTILFVVKGSIMFPAAAALAWAVLVYIGVDFGFWGKVLDMSNNAERVWRAAGEAILAATLLVFLFAYLNLSRWHVRYSHITVGWLTFLGSLVALALFDPAVASGIARMSLVLIAFAGFALIVYLSTHGFDRAVLLIPTWFLLVVWVVAAGMTVAGSVTNDIVGPALLGGLVLIVMLIGFTVMQHAFAGGGATTGVVSDVERRALALTGSGDLIWDWDVSADKVFTSPETESLLGLKRGTLEGPAAKWLEVLHPLDQDRFRAALDSVLDQRRGRLVQDFRLRTPDGHFMWFALKARPVVGSDGEVSRVVGTLTDVTEAKNAEERMLHDSVHDNLTGLPNRKLFIDRLGAVANFAKSMPNLRPTLMVIDLDRFKQVNDSVGIAVGDSILLTLARRLTRILKPQDTLARLAGDQFGLILMSEQDPARITAFAETIRKTIRAPIAFNDREIFLTASIGLALSDPQTQLSDEIIKDAELAMYHSKRIGGDRIDVYKPAMRARKTDRLTLESELRRAIERQEITILYQPIVRLEDRSIAGFEALARWDHPKLGRMSPSEFISIAEEIGLIVDLGMFVMDQTARQLAIWQRAMRSREPIFASVNVSSRQLLRHDLIHDIRTVLSRSSVARGTLKLELTESLVMENPEHAAQMLTRIRELGTGLSLDDFGTGHSSLAYLQRFPFDTIKIDQSFVRTTSRGTRPVILKSIIALAHDLGMDVVAEGAETDSDAVELYQLGCEYAQGFAFGEPMDADAAMRLLTEERLEAAS from the coding sequence TTGCGTCTGATCAGGTGCCTGGCGCTGGTTGCGCTGGGGCTCATGATTGTTTCGGCCGCGACCCCGGCGCGCGCCATCGACGCGGTCAGCGTCCGCGGCGACGCGCCTGCGATCGACCTCACCGCGGTACTCGATCATCAGCGCAGCGATACCGACCGCATCCAGGTTTCCACCGCGCCGGGAACCGACGGCATCGTCCGCCGCATCGAGGTCCGCGCCCGCGAAGGCGGCCAGAACTGGGTGGTGTTTGCGCTCGCCAACAACACCGACGACCAGCTCGACCGCCTGATCGTCGCCCCGCATTATCGCATCGTGTCGTCCGGTCTGCTGTGGCCCGACCTCGGGCTGTCGCGCATCGCAACCATCACCCCGTCGACCGGCGACCGGCCGGAGCGGCAGGAAAGCGCGACCGCCGACATCTTCCGCATCACGCTCGACCCCGGCGCCGTCGTCACCTTCGTGGCCGAACTGCGCACCGATAAATTGCCGCAGCTCTATCTGTGGGAACCCGACGCCTACAAGGACAAGGTCAACTCGTTCACGCTCTACCAGGGCATCGTGATCGGCATTTCCGGCCTGCTGGCGCTGGTGCTGACGATTCTGTTCGTGGTCAAGGGCAGCATCATGTTCCCGGCCGCCGCCGCATTGGCCTGGGCGGTGCTGGTCTATATCGGCGTCGACTTCGGCTTCTGGGGCAAGGTGCTCGACATGTCGAACAACGCCGAGCGCGTCTGGCGCGCGGCGGGCGAGGCGATCCTGGCCGCAACGCTGCTGGTGTTTCTGTTCGCCTATCTCAACCTCAGCCGCTGGCACGTGCGCTATTCGCACATCACGGTGGGCTGGCTGACATTTCTGGGATCGCTGGTGGCGCTGGCGCTTTTCGATCCCGCGGTCGCCTCCGGCATCGCGCGGATGTCGCTGGTGCTGATCGCCTTCGCCGGCTTCGCGCTGATCGTCTATCTCTCGACCCATGGTTTCGACCGCGCGGTGCTGTTGATCCCGACCTGGTTCCTGCTGGTGGTCTGGGTGGTCGCGGCCGGCATGACGGTGGCGGGAAGCGTCACCAACGACATCGTCGGCCCCGCGCTGCTCGGCGGCCTGGTGCTGATCGTGATGCTGATCGGGTTTACGGTCATGCAGCACGCCTTCGCCGGCGGCGGCGCCACCACCGGCGTGGTTTCCGACGTCGAGCGCCGCGCACTGGCGCTGACCGGTTCGGGCGACCTGATCTGGGACTGGGACGTTTCCGCCGACAAGGTCTTCACCAGCCCCGAGACCGAGAGCCTGCTCGGCCTCAAACGCGGCACGCTGGAAGGCCCCGCCGCGAAATGGCTCGAAGTGCTGCACCCGCTCGACCAGGATAGGTTCCGCGCCGCCCTCGACTCGGTGCTCGACCAGCGCCGCGGCCGGCTGGTGCAGGATTTCCGCCTGCGCACCCCGGACGGTCACTTCATGTGGTTCGCGTTGAAGGCGCGCCCGGTGGTCGGCTCCGACGGCGAGGTCTCGCGCGTGGTCGGCACGCTGACCGACGTCACCGAAGCCAAGAACGCCGAAGAGCGGATGCTGCACGACAGCGTGCATGACAACCTCACCGGCCTGCCGAACCGCAAGCTGTTCATCGACCGCCTCGGCGCCGTCGCCAATTTCGCCAAGTCGATGCCGAACCTGCGGCCGACGCTGATGGTGATCGACCTCGACCGCTTCAAGCAGGTCAACGATTCCGTCGGCATCGCGGTCGGCGACTCGATCCTGCTGACGCTGGCGCGGCGGCTGACCCGCATCCTCAAGCCGCAGGATACGCTGGCGCGGCTCGCCGGCGACCAGTTCGGCCTGATCCTGATGTCGGAGCAAGACCCGGCGCGGATCACCGCCTTTGCCGAGACCATCCGCAAGACCATCCGCGCGCCGATCGCCTTCAACGACCGCGAGATCTTCCTGACCGCTTCGATCGGCCTCGCCCTTTCCGATCCGCAGACGCAGTTGTCCGACGAGATCATCAAGGACGCCGAGCTCGCGATGTATCATTCCAAGCGCATCGGCGGTGACCGCATCGACGTCTACAAACCGGCGATGCGCGCCCGCAAGACCGACCGCCTGACCTTGGAAAGCGAATTGCGCCGCGCCATCGAGCGGCAGGAAATCACCATCCTGTACCAGCCGATCGTGCGGCTGGAAGATCGCTCGATCGCCGGCTTCGAGGCATTGGCGCGCTGGGATCATCCCAAGTTGGGGCGGATGTCGCCGTCGGAATTCATTTCGATCGCGGAAGAGATCGGCCTGATCGTCGACCTCGGCATGTTCGTGATGGACCAGACCGCCCGCCAGCTCGCGATCTGGCAGCGCGCGATGCGCTCGCGCGAGCCGATCTTCGCCTCCGTCAACGTCTCCTCGCGGCAGTTGCTGCGTCACGACCTGATCCACGACATCCGCACCGTGCTGTCGCGCTCCTCGGTGGCGCGCGGCACGCTGAAACTGGAATTGACGGAATCGCTGGTCATGGAGAACCCGGAACACGCGGCGCAGATGCTGACGCGGATCCGCGAGCTCGGCACCGGCCTGTCGCTCGACGATTTCGGCACCGGCCATTCCTCGCTGGCCTATCTGCAGCGTTTCCCGTTCGACACCATCAAGATCGACCAGTCGTTCGTGCGTACCACCAGCCGCGGCACCCGCCCGGTGATCCTGAAATCGATCATCGCGCTCGCCCACGACCTCGGCATGGACGTCGTCGCCGAGGGCGCCGAGACCGACTCGGATGCGGTCGAGCTCTATCAGCTCGGCTGCGAATACGCCCAGGGCTTTGCCTTCGGCGAGCCGATGGACGCCGACGCCGCGATGCGGTTGTTGACCGAAGAGCGGCTGGAAGCGGCGAGCTGA
- a CDS encoding IS110 family transposase yields the protein MMAQDDRIVVGIDVAKDKVDACIRSLSLRQVCPNTGQGHRKLVAWLRKYKATRAVMEASGGYERDWAKLLRQAGVEVRIVDPKRVRSFALSAGRLAKNDVIDAEMIAWFAEIFTEAPSQTHDAAREELLALVKARIGLGDLKTRLQSQNEHAAPGLVQKTHARVLKNLVSEIAKLEAAIAAKIKASPHLAERAEIIESVPGLAETTSANLIAGMPELGQVSNKIAGALLGAAPYDDDSGHRRGERHIKGGRRWVRNAIYMPCLGAATQNNPVLKAFYDRLIAKGKKPKVVLVACMRKLIVILNIMIARRQKWDPSRYALN from the coding sequence ATGATGGCACAAGATGATCGCATTGTCGTGGGCATCGATGTGGCAAAGGACAAGGTGGATGCGTGCATTCGCTCGCTGTCATTGCGTCAGGTCTGTCCGAACACGGGACAAGGCCACCGCAAGCTGGTGGCCTGGCTTCGCAAGTACAAGGCAACCAGGGCTGTGATGGAGGCGAGCGGCGGTTACGAGCGTGACTGGGCCAAGCTACTGCGCCAGGCCGGTGTCGAGGTGCGGATCGTCGACCCCAAACGCGTCCGCAGCTTCGCGCTATCGGCCGGCCGGCTGGCAAAGAACGATGTGATCGACGCGGAGATGATCGCCTGGTTCGCCGAGATATTTACCGAGGCGCCGAGCCAGACCCACGATGCCGCACGCGAGGAGTTGCTGGCGCTGGTGAAAGCGCGCATCGGTCTGGGTGATCTCAAGACGCGCTTGCAAAGCCAAAACGAGCATGCTGCACCAGGACTGGTTCAGAAAACGCATGCCCGCGTCTTGAAGAATCTGGTCAGTGAAATTGCCAAGCTCGAGGCGGCAATTGCGGCCAAGATCAAGGCCTCGCCACACCTTGCCGAGCGTGCCGAGATCATCGAGAGCGTGCCGGGCCTCGCCGAAACGACCTCCGCCAACCTCATTGCGGGGATGCCGGAGCTTGGGCAGGTGAGCAACAAGATCGCCGGTGCGTTATTAGGCGCCGCCCCGTACGACGACGATAGCGGCCATCGGCGCGGTGAGCGTCATATCAAGGGTGGCCGCCGCTGGGTCCGCAACGCCATCTACATGCCCTGCCTCGGCGCAGCCACGCAGAACAACCCGGTGCTCAAGGCCTTCTACGACCGCCTGATTGCCAAGGGAAAGAAGCCGAAAGTGGTGCTTGTCGCCTGCATGCGCAAGCTCATCGTCATCCTCAACATCATGATCGCACGACGGCAGAAATGGGATCCCAGCCGTTACGCACTGAACTGA
- a CDS encoding DUF3551 domain-containing protein, translating to MNAFAKLVAPAAALMAVASFGALTTSTATAGEFCRQDVTGHMTSCGFSSMEQCQAASAGIGGDCFRDPKLATTQTDNHNAFAYQPDARVTKHPRKPVNQ from the coding sequence ATGAATGCATTCGCAAAACTTGTCGCGCCGGCTGCGGCCTTGATGGCCGTCGCCTCCTTTGGCGCGCTCACCACCTCGACGGCGACCGCCGGCGAATTCTGTCGCCAGGACGTGACCGGTCATATGACCAGTTGCGGCTTCTCGTCGATGGAGCAATGCCAGGCGGCATCCGCCGGCATCGGCGGCGACTGCTTCCGCGACCCGAAGCTGGCGACCACCCAGACCGACAACCACAATGCTTTCGCCTATCAGCCGGACGCCCGCGTAACCAAGCATCCGCGGAAGCCCGTCAATCAGTAA
- a CDS encoding vanadium-dependent haloperoxidase — protein sequence MERNMRASMNRPIPAALIAASLAVAIPAPARANVITDWDVNAVAIVPPSAAGLREMAIMHVAMFDAVNSIDRRYRPYVVQLAASKATSQEAAATSAAAGVLIGLHPEAAAQIQAASASALAAIPESEAKANALALGKAVAEKILAVRSKDGANAPDDYRPKTKPGVYVPTPTVMVGSTWPRMTPFALTSPSQFRAPPPISLTSSEWAANYNELKEFGGKNSTKRSAQQTETARFWLAVGPPAYHQIPRQLVAAKRMSVVESARFMALYSIALTDASIAVFDAKYHYEFWRPVTAIRNGDLDENPASEREPTWQPIDSTPMHPEYPCAHCIQSGAAAGVIEAMLGSQEMPEVTMMSTTAPGAIHRWINTAAYTEEVANARIWAGFHYRFSTEVGTKMGREIGEYVVKNVMQPVVTSSR from the coding sequence ATGGAGCGAAACATGCGTGCATCAATGAACCGTCCGATTCCGGCCGCCTTGATCGCGGCCTCGCTTGCAGTTGCCATCCCTGCGCCGGCGCGCGCCAACGTCATCACCGATTGGGACGTTAACGCTGTCGCGATCGTTCCACCAAGCGCGGCGGGGCTGCGCGAGATGGCGATCATGCATGTAGCCATGTTCGACGCCGTTAACTCGATTGACCGGCGCTATCGCCCGTATGTGGTTCAGCTCGCGGCATCAAAGGCGACGTCGCAAGAAGCGGCTGCAACGTCCGCGGCAGCCGGCGTGCTGATCGGCCTCCATCCAGAGGCCGCGGCGCAAATCCAAGCGGCGTCAGCAAGCGCGCTCGCGGCAATCCCCGAGAGCGAGGCGAAGGCCAATGCGCTCGCGCTCGGCAAGGCGGTCGCGGAAAAGATCTTGGCCGTGCGGTCGAAGGATGGAGCCAACGCCCCCGACGACTATCGCCCAAAGACCAAGCCCGGCGTCTACGTGCCGACACCGACCGTGATGGTCGGGTCGACGTGGCCGAGGATGACGCCCTTTGCGCTAACGAGCCCTTCGCAGTTCCGCGCGCCGCCGCCTATCTCGCTTACCAGCAGCGAATGGGCGGCCAATTACAACGAGCTCAAGGAGTTTGGTGGCAAGAACAGCACCAAGCGCTCGGCGCAGCAGACGGAAACCGCGCGCTTCTGGTTGGCCGTGGGACCGCCGGCGTATCACCAAATACCCCGCCAGCTCGTCGCGGCCAAACGGATGAGTGTGGTCGAGAGCGCGCGCTTCATGGCGCTTTATTCGATTGCGCTGACGGACGCCTCCATCGCGGTGTTCGACGCCAAGTACCATTATGAATTTTGGCGGCCGGTCACTGCGATCCGCAACGGCGATCTCGATGAGAACCCCGCGAGCGAGCGCGAGCCGACCTGGCAGCCGATCGACAGCACGCCGATGCACCCGGAATATCCCTGCGCGCACTGCATCCAGAGCGGCGCCGCGGCGGGGGTGATCGAGGCCATGCTCGGCTCTCAGGAAATGCCGGAAGTGACGATGATGAGCACAACCGCACCCGGCGCCATCCATCGCTGGATCAATACGGCTGCATACACCGAAGAGGTTGCAAACGCTCGCATCTGGGCCGGCTTCCATTACCGGTTCTCGACCGAGGTTGGGACGAAGATGGGCCGCGAGATCGGCGAATATGTCGTGAAGAACGTGATGCAACCAGTCGTGACGAGTTCACGATGA